In a genomic window of Flavobacterium sp. KACC 22761:
- a CDS encoding DUF5686 family protein, whose amino-acid sequence MKLFCLLTLFFTLTIQAQFQINGIVTDPHNKPLPFATITTADNNNTITDVDGKFELKINSKTTTFAVSYIGFQTKLVPVVEKKKFYAISLSQKTDDLKEVLVSNENPALTIIKKVIANKNKNNPQKKLSSFEYKTYNKLIVTANPDSIDGRIDSSAAYKDFNKKTINIDSSDYKFKEIITKQHLFQTEKVSQYQFGNNKLKETILGTKMAGFKQPVYEIIAFNLQSISIYDSKYELFETKHQSPIADNAFSDYNYKLLDTVPIKGRNTFMIYFKNKKRKTNALEGVLYIDQENFAIAKAVMRIKAVLDISGIHEFEYVPEEKIWFQSNTTFKIVKGKNDDDIKILGGTIQFDGDVEDNYERRKKVASDFTYLISESNNFDIHYNTHSSIKNPSLYIEIKDDANKQPEEFWNKYRKESLDLKGQRTYQLIDSLSLSKRIEKRLGLGRKIINGYLPIGPIDLDLKKIISYNNYEGFRLGLGGVTNDRFSKHFRIEGYGAYGTKDGVFKYNLGAGVLLDKNTNTWLNGSYTDDVREIASTVFAVDKRVFKIYDPRPINISTFYKYIAWKANIQTKFIPKTEAVFELARTYVEPKFDYLFNYNGQLYSNYIMTTAMASIVWAPFSEFMQTPTGRTETDKRFPRFTFQYTQSLPNVLENDFTFSKIDFKTEYEKKYLNGQKTSLLLQGGVAMGDVPITHLYNTMPNNLTKETVIQRITFAGRNSFETMYFNEFFSSQYVFFQIKHGFDRIKIMKKVRPSLVLVTRMAWGNMEKPEQHVGPDYKTLDKGYFESGIELNRIFKGFGLGGFYRYGPNQLLKFEDNIAVKISYVIDLGL is encoded by the coding sequence ATGAAGCTATTTTGTTTGTTGACTTTGTTTTTTACGCTTACGATTCAAGCGCAATTTCAAATAAACGGAATTGTTACTGATCCGCACAACAAACCGCTTCCTTTTGCAACCATTACTACTGCAGACAATAACAACACTATTACTGATGTTGATGGAAAATTTGAACTTAAAATCAATTCGAAAACGACCACTTTTGCCGTTTCTTACATTGGATTTCAAACAAAATTAGTTCCAGTTGTAGAGAAGAAAAAATTCTATGCGATTTCGCTTTCTCAAAAAACAGATGATTTAAAAGAGGTTCTTGTTTCAAATGAAAATCCTGCATTAACAATCATAAAAAAAGTTATCGCTAACAAGAACAAAAACAATCCGCAGAAAAAACTAAGCAGTTTTGAATATAAAACCTATAACAAGCTAATTGTTACGGCAAATCCGGATTCTATCGATGGCCGAATTGATTCTTCTGCCGCTTACAAAGATTTCAATAAAAAGACAATCAATATTGATTCTTCTGATTATAAGTTTAAAGAAATTATAACCAAACAACATTTATTTCAAACCGAGAAAGTTTCGCAGTATCAATTTGGAAATAATAAATTAAAAGAAACCATCTTAGGCACAAAAATGGCCGGTTTTAAGCAACCTGTTTATGAAATTATCGCCTTTAATCTGCAGTCTATTTCGATTTACGATTCGAAATACGAATTGTTTGAAACCAAACATCAAAGCCCAATTGCTGACAACGCATTTTCTGATTATAATTACAAGCTTCTGGACACCGTTCCCATTAAAGGTCGAAATACCTTTATGATTTACTTTAAAAACAAGAAAAGAAAAACAAATGCACTAGAAGGTGTTTTATATATTGATCAGGAAAATTTTGCTATAGCGAAAGCGGTAATGCGCATCAAAGCTGTTTTAGACATTAGCGGTATTCATGAATTTGAATATGTTCCTGAAGAGAAAATCTGGTTTCAAAGCAATACTACTTTCAAAATTGTAAAAGGGAAGAATGACGATGATATTAAAATTTTAGGCGGAACCATTCAATTTGATGGCGACGTTGAAGATAATTATGAACGAAGAAAAAAAGTTGCCTCTGATTTTACATATTTAATTTCTGAAAGCAATAATTTTGACATCCATTATAACACACATTCTTCAATAAAAAATCCATCGCTTTATATTGAAATTAAAGACGATGCAAACAAGCAACCAGAAGAATTTTGGAACAAATACCGAAAGGAAAGCTTAGATCTAAAAGGCCAAAGAACTTATCAATTAATAGACAGCTTATCACTCAGCAAAAGAATTGAAAAACGTCTTGGTTTAGGCCGAAAAATCATCAACGGTTATCTTCCAATCGGCCCTATTGATTTGGATTTAAAAAAAATCATCAGTTATAACAATTATGAAGGTTTTCGTTTAGGTCTTGGCGGTGTTACTAACGATCGTTTTTCTAAGCATTTTAGAATTGAAGGTTATGGCGCATACGGAACAAAAGACGGCGTTTTTAAATACAATCTGGGCGCTGGCGTTTTATTAGACAAAAACACCAATACTTGGCTAAATGGATCGTACACCGATGATGTCCGCGAGATTGCGAGTACCGTTTTTGCTGTTGATAAACGCGTTTTCAAGATTTATGATCCGCGCCCAATCAACATTAGTACTTTTTATAAATACATTGCCTGGAAAGCAAATATTCAAACCAAATTTATTCCGAAAACAGAAGCTGTTTTCGAGTTAGCCAGAACGTATGTTGAACCAAAATTTGATTATCTTTTCAACTATAATGGGCAATTGTATTCGAATTATATTATGACTACTGCTATGGCTTCAATTGTTTGGGCGCCATTCAGCGAATTCATGCAGACTCCAACGGGAAGGACAGAAACGGATAAAAGATTTCCAAGATTTACTTTTCAATATACACAATCATTGCCCAATGTTTTAGAAAACGACTTTACATTCAGCAAAATTGATTTCAAAACCGAATATGAAAAAAAATACCTGAACGGACAAAAAACAAGTTTACTTCTACAAGGCGGTGTTGCAATGGGCGATGTGCCAATTACGCATTTATACAACACAATGCCGAACAATCTAACCAAAGAAACCGTTATTCAACGTATAACTTTTGCCGGAAGAAACAGTTTTGAAACAATGTATTTTAATGAGTTTTTCTCTAGTCAATATGTCTTTTTTCAAATAAAACATGGTTTTGACCGAATTAAAATCATGAAAAAAGTCCGCCCTTCATTGGTTTTAGTTACCAGAATGGCTTGGGGAAATATGGAAAAACCTGAACAGCATGTTGGACCTGATTATAAAACTTTAGATAAAGGTTATTTTGAATCTGGAATTGAATTAAACCGAATTTTCAAAGGTTTTGGTTTAGGCGGATTTTATCGTTACGGACCGAATCAGTTGCTGAAATTTGAAGATAACATCGCAGTTAAGATTTCTTATGTTATTGATCTCGGTCTTTAA
- a CDS encoding cation:proton antiporter, protein MNNFKNSLFYITVIGGFTTLIYWIISQGSSLEAGRNVVEKKIESNHWNDFLHSMVENLQHPLAILLAQIVTIILVARLFGWFFRKIGQPSVIGEMIAGIVLGPSLVGMYFPEFSAALFPKESLGNLQFLSQIGLILFMFVIGMELDLKVLKNKAHDAVVISHASIVIPFALGLVLAYFIYGTFAPEGVAFSSFGLFMGIAMSITAFPVLARIVQERGLQKTKLGTIAITCAAADDITAWCILAVVIAIVKAGSLTSSLYVIGLAILYVIIMLKIVRPFLKRVGDLNSTRESLNKPVVAIFFLTLLFSAYAAELIGIHALFGAFLAGAIMPENNKFRNIFIEKVEDVSIIVLLPLFFVFTGLRTQIGLLNDPELWKITGLIIVVAVVGKFFGSALAAKFVGQNWKDSLAIGALMNTRGLMELVVLNIGYDLGVLSTEIFTMMVIMALVTTFMTGPALDFINFVFKDKATVVPEEIGSKSKYKVLLSFATPERGKKLLKIANSLVKKQGDNSVVTAMHLSLSTEIHSFDVKDHERKMLVPVIEESKNLNQSINSVFKVTNDIDADIIDTANQGEYDLLLVGLGQSIFEGTLLGKILGFTTRIVNPDRLIDKFTGKEGLFENNPFDERTRHIITKSKMPVGIFIDKDLEEVDQVFMPVFSKEDAFLIEYAKKLINNNGSQITVLDASGEVKNTRDIQETIRSIEQIAPNHIMIMHDRTIKKEFLETQNLMIISLDSWKKLIESQSTWLNNTPSVLILKP, encoded by the coding sequence ATGAATAACTTTAAAAACTCCTTATTTTACATTACAGTTATTGGTGGTTTTACAACTTTGATATATTGGATCATTTCTCAAGGTTCATCTCTTGAAGCAGGTCGAAATGTAGTAGAGAAAAAAATAGAAAGCAATCATTGGAATGATTTTCTGCATTCAATGGTTGAAAACTTACAGCATCCGTTAGCTATTTTATTGGCTCAGATTGTTACTATTATTTTAGTTGCCCGTTTGTTCGGCTGGTTTTTTAGAAAAATAGGACAGCCGTCAGTAATCGGAGAAATGATTGCTGGGATTGTTCTTGGGCCATCTTTGGTTGGAATGTATTTTCCGGAGTTTTCGGCAGCTTTGTTTCCAAAAGAATCTTTAGGAAATCTTCAATTTTTAAGCCAGATTGGTTTGATCCTTTTCATGTTCGTAATCGGAATGGAATTGGATTTGAAAGTACTGAAGAATAAGGCACATGACGCTGTTGTAATCAGTCATGCGAGTATTGTTATTCCGTTTGCTTTAGGATTAGTTTTGGCTTATTTTATTTACGGAACTTTTGCACCTGAAGGAGTTGCTTTTTCTTCTTTTGGATTGTTTATGGGAATCGCCATGAGTATTACGGCATTTCCGGTTTTGGCAAGAATAGTGCAGGAACGAGGTCTTCAAAAAACGAAATTAGGAACTATTGCTATTACTTGTGCCGCGGCCGATGATATTACGGCTTGGTGTATTTTGGCGGTTGTAATTGCAATCGTAAAAGCAGGCTCTTTGACGAGTTCGCTTTATGTAATTGGTCTGGCAATTTTATACGTGATTATCATGTTGAAAATTGTTCGTCCGTTTTTGAAACGCGTTGGAGACTTAAATTCGACTCGCGAAAGTTTAAATAAACCTGTCGTTGCTATTTTCTTTTTGACACTTTTATTTTCAGCTTATGCCGCAGAATTAATTGGAATCCACGCTTTATTCGGTGCATTTTTAGCGGGAGCGATTATGCCAGAAAACAATAAATTCAGAAATATATTTATCGAAAAAGTAGAAGACGTTTCGATAATTGTGCTTTTGCCATTATTCTTTGTATTTACAGGTTTGCGCACACAAATTGGATTGTTGAATGATCCTGAGTTATGGAAAATCACAGGTTTGATTATTGTTGTAGCCGTTGTAGGGAAGTTTTTTGGAAGCGCTTTGGCAGCAAAATTCGTAGGGCAAAACTGGAAAGACAGTTTAGCCATTGGTGCTTTGATGAATACCCGCGGATTGATGGAATTGGTTGTTTTGAATATTGGTTACGATTTAGGTGTACTGTCTACTGAAATTTTTACAATGATGGTCATCATGGCTTTAGTGACAACTTTTATGACGGGACCAGCTTTAGATTTTATCAATTTTGTTTTTAAAGATAAAGCAACTGTTGTTCCAGAAGAGATTGGAAGCAAAAGCAAATACAAGGTTTTGCTTTCATTTGCAACTCCTGAAAGAGGTAAAAAATTACTTAAAATTGCCAATAGTTTAGTCAAGAAACAAGGAGATAATTCGGTAGTTACGGCAATGCATTTGTCGTTGAGCACAGAAATACATTCATTTGATGTTAAAGATCACGAAAGAAAAATGCTTGTCCCTGTTATTGAAGAGTCAAAGAATTTGAATCAAAGTATAAACAGTGTTTTCAAAGTAACAAATGATATTGATGCCGATATTATCGATACGGCTAACCAAGGCGAATATGATTTATTGCTGGTTGGTTTAGGACAATCTATTTTTGAGGGAACTTTGCTTGGAAAAATTCTTGGTTTTACTACTCGAATTGTAAATCCAGATCGTTTGATTGATAAGTTTACAGGAAAAGAAGGTTTGTTTGAGAATAATCCTTTTGATGAAAGAACGCGTCATATTATTACGAAAAGTAAAATGCCAGTCGGAATTTTTATTGATAAAGATTTAGAAGAAGTTGATCAGGTTTTTATGCCGGTTTTTAGCAAAGAAGATGCTTTCCTTATTGAATATGCTAAAAAATTAATCAACAACAATGGTTCTCAAATTACAGTTTTAGATGCCAGCGGTGAAGTGAAAAATACAAGAGATATTCAGGAAACCATTCGCTCGATTGAGCAAATTGCACCAAATCATATTATGATTATGCATGACAGAACAATCAAAAAAGAGTTTTTAGAAACGCAAAACTTAATGATTATTAGTTTGGACAGCTGGAAAAAACTAATTGAATCTCAAAGTACCTGGCTGAATAATACGCCGTCTGTTTTGATTCTCAAGCCATAA